A segment of the Elaeis guineensis isolate ETL-2024a chromosome 6, EG11, whole genome shotgun sequence genome:
ATTCCGTTGATCACTGTTGCAGAGCGGAGCTCAGAGCACAGACGTGATCCACGATTCAATTGATCCACTATGAAAATCGAAGTCCATCCACACCTTTTGGCAGCTCATCTGACCATAAATCCACTTCATATCAGTTTGAGACCCATGATGTCCTTCTCCGGATAACCACCACCGCCAGTCTGGCCGTGGCCCCGCTTGCAACGTTTGTGCAGCAATCAGTATTTCAgggttttttcaaaaaaataaaatacaaataaaaaaaaatatttatttatttattttggggcAGCAACTCCCCCTTGCAGCATCGGACCCCGCAAACTTCCTCGCAACGCTTCAGCACTTTATAAGAAAGTCCGACTCCCCTTTCCTTCCATCCGCTTCCTCTGGGGTCTCCAGTAATCGCTGTTCTTTTCTACAATCAAAGGGTCGCAATCAGGTAATTTCCCTTCATTCGCAATTCCCacgctttttgattttttttttttgtgttcgatcCTTCAAAATTATTGCGTGCAATGCACGAATCTTATCGGACGAAGCCAATTTTTCTACCGCATCTTTGATCCAATACTGAAGATAAGTGCAAAAAAATCATAGGTTTTTCTGAGTTTTTATGATTAAGCGATCAATGGGGTTAGAtaaagttttcttttttcttgtatCTTGGTCTAAAAATCATCCCTTTGAATCAAGTACCCTATataccctatatatatatatatatatatatatatatatatatatatatgtaactcTTTTGTTGTTGTTCCGAATCATCAGAAAcccttattttaaaaatttgtcgGCCTAACCATCACAGGGATCACTTATGGATGCCATTGGTACCAGTTTGGAGTTGTATATATAATCCATGCCAGTTATCCTTATGGACTTGTAATCGATACATTTGTAATCTTATACAAATCTATGAATTTCTTCAGCTTTCCTTGTTCATGTTTTTCACTGAAGGATCTAAAAGGGGTGTACTATTTTGAATCGATTGGTAGAAAAACGATCAAAAAGCACTTCATTTGTCCAAGAGGGTAAAAGAAGAGATCGAAGTAACCATGCATAAGGTGAAAACCCATGATAGGGAGACTCATGGAATGAGCAATGACATCGATGAGAACACACCAAtggacaaagtcaaaggcccaaatGTGTTTGAACGGGCTAAGGAGGAGATTGAGGCCATTGTGGAGGCCATCCATTTGAAGAGAGAACCGCATCATGATCCACCCACAAAGAAAGAGGGTAATTTTCCACCCCAAATGTGATTAAACTGAAGTTGCATTAAGTAAATTTTAATTGGATGTCATGCTGACATGTCATGTTAGCTGCACTGAGATGTGTTGCcatgcttttttatttttttttcttcctttctctttATGGTTATTCACTTAAATAAATTTTGCAGTCGCATGGTCAAAACTCAACGAGTTCAAACTAAGAATTGCTCATACTTATGCTTGAGAATCAGGGTTGAATTGGTCTTTACTTAGGTGAAAGAAACACCTGGTCGGGTAAAAGATTTATGGTCCAATTATGTATTCGAAACCAGTTTTTTTTCCCACCCCTTGTAGGCTGAATTTCATCCGGTACCTCGTTGTTTTCATTGAAATTTATAATCCTACCAAGTTTTCTTTCTATCATAACTTTGACGAGGTTGTCAGTCAAACAATTTTTTTGAAATGATTCATTGGTATATGGAATAGAGCCTTCTATTTCCTTAATATTTATGGCAGAAAATCATTTATTTGATTTATGCATTCAAGACGAAATAAAACATTTTCCTTCATAGTCCTAATGCATGTTCCTAATAATGTTATCGACTAAATTAGTGCTTCAGTCAATATGAAGGATGCTAAAAGGTTTGTTATGGATTTGAAAATGTTATTTCCTTTATAAATTTTTGTTTTTACAGTCCATAAATTATCGAATTCTCAATgaggatgtttttttttttgattgattggtAGAAAGTGTATTGGAAGCACCCAATTTAACTGAGAAGGCAAATAAAGAAGCCAAAACATTGAACAGGGTTAAAACCCATGACAAGGAGACTCATGGTACCAGCAATGACATTGACGAGAATACTCCTATCGAAAAAGTTAAAGGACCAGGTGTATGTGAACGAGCTAAAGAAGAGATTGAGGCCCTTGTAGGAACAATTCGTCCGAAGAAAGAACACAATCATGAGGTTCACACAAAGAAAGAAGGGGGATTCTGGGGTTTTCTGGGAAGAATGTTTGAGAAATTCTGctccccattgaatggaaagagagactAGCCATGAAGGTTTATGTaggcttctttgattttttttcccaGAGATGTGTATATTGTTACAGATACGCATCTGTGGTTTCTTGGATATATTATTTTGTTTATTCACTTTTTGCAGAGTGAAGAGATGATTTTTTGTATGTGTACTTTTTGTTTATCGTGATTTCTAATTGTTGGCAGCGAAATTGTTCTTCTTGTCTTGCATCACCTTTCTTTAGAGGCTGGCCTATTGatcaagaaagaaggaaaaggattGTTGCCATGATGCTGGGGAACTCAGAGGTGAATTAGTTTCCAGAAATCGTACTTAAATGAAGTTGGATCTGTTAATGTTGTGCTCCTTCTACGGTTACATGGGACAGTATTCAGTTGGTTGGTTGATGAAATTGATAGATGTGcagcttttgaatttttttcctctctttttcagtTTTGCCCCGGTATGGACCGTTAGCTATTTGCTTTTTGCTAATTAAACTTTTTATCCTTCTTCGCAAGGGAGCATTATGTAAGATTCATGGGAAAGAAAACAAGAGTTTCACAAACTGAGGTCAAGTGGGATTCTAGGGCTTGTACTTCGTTAAAATAT
Coding sequences within it:
- the LOC105047651 gene encoding uncharacterized protein, encoding MHKVKTHDRETHGMSNDIDENTPMDKVKGPNVFERAKEEIEAIVEAIHLKREPHHDPPTKKEESVLEAPNLTEKANKEAKTLNRVKTHDKETHGTSNDIDENTPIEKVKGPGVCERAKEEIEALVGTIRPKKEHNHEVHTKKEGGFWGFLGRMFEKFCSPLNGKRD